From Pelagicoccus sp. SDUM812003, a single genomic window includes:
- a CDS encoding HRDC domain-containing protein: MDEINFTYIDKQKELDELCEQLQDQTEIALDSEADNLHHFETKLCLLQMRFNGSIALLDVTADLNLDRFWELLSELHLIMHGSDFDLRLFHEFCGFTAKSIFDSMLASQLLGIKRIGLAALLEENFKVKIPKDSQKSDWSQRPLTPKMLKYAATDVLYLHDLRDKLMARIDDKQRGEWLRQRCDNQIRIAKTGFPRSDENSWRIARSDRLDERGQAGVYELWYWRQNLAKRLDRPPFKILGNDYIITLAEGISEGNWEYVFESLPMGIQRRSRQGLTDALKRGVSRDVKTLPQRPPRPDRRAPLSQQELDRQDAIKGHRDKLAKEYGIDPTLIATRSQVAQLARDPNDTSGFLDWQKEQLEPCLAPLRG; this comes from the coding sequence ATGGACGAAATCAATTTCACCTACATCGACAAGCAAAAGGAGCTCGACGAGCTCTGCGAGCAACTGCAGGACCAGACGGAGATCGCCTTGGACAGCGAAGCCGATAACCTGCACCACTTCGAGACCAAGCTCTGTCTCCTGCAAATGCGCTTCAACGGGAGCATCGCCCTGCTGGACGTCACCGCCGATCTGAATCTGGACCGCTTCTGGGAGCTGCTTTCCGAGTTGCATCTGATCATGCATGGCAGCGATTTCGACTTGCGGCTCTTTCACGAGTTTTGCGGCTTCACCGCCAAGAGCATCTTCGACTCCATGCTCGCATCCCAGCTGCTGGGCATCAAGCGCATCGGGCTGGCGGCCTTGCTGGAGGAAAACTTCAAGGTGAAGATCCCCAAGGACAGCCAGAAGAGCGACTGGTCGCAGCGTCCGCTCACTCCCAAGATGCTCAAGTACGCGGCCACCGACGTGCTTTATCTGCATGATTTGCGCGACAAGCTGATGGCTCGCATCGACGACAAGCAGCGCGGCGAGTGGCTTCGTCAGCGCTGCGACAACCAAATTCGCATCGCCAAAACGGGCTTCCCGCGCAGCGATGAAAACTCCTGGCGCATCGCTCGATCGGACCGGCTCGACGAGCGCGGTCAGGCGGGCGTGTACGAGCTCTGGTACTGGCGTCAGAATCTCGCCAAACGCTTAGACCGGCCGCCTTTCAAGATCCTCGGCAACGACTACATCATCACCTTGGCGGAAGGCATTTCCGAAGGAAACTGGGAGTACGTTTTCGAAAGCTTGCCCATGGGCATACAGCGCCGCTCGCGCCAGGGATTGACCGACGCTTTGAAGCGCGGCGTCAGCCGCGATGTGAAGACCTTGCCGCAGCGACCGCCACGTCCCGACCGCCGGGCGCCGCTTTCGCAGCAGGAGCTCGATCGGCAGGATGCCATCAAGGGGCACCGCGACAAGCTCGCCAAGGAATACGGCATCGACCCGACCCTTATCGCGACGCGCAGTCAAGTAGCCCAGCTGGCGCGCGATCCCAACGACACGAGCGGATTTCTGGATTGGCAGAAGGAGCAGCTGGAGCCGTGCCTCGCCCCGCTGCGCGGTTGA
- a CDS encoding fatty acid CoA ligase family protein, which yields MVNVSRFLDEKARSQPEVASLLVPRGRAGDGSIDYLELSFRELAAEQNEWACRFRGRGIGKGSRVLLMVKPGLPLIAICFALFKIGAVPIVIDPGMGLKSFLACVRRSQPEFLVGISLAIWASRLFRPSFRSVRGRVKVGGPLDRVASAFSEEVPQPTQADDLAAVLFTSGSTGAPKGVCYEHGMFEAQVAAIRSQYGIEPGEVDLPMLPIFALFNPALGMTTVVPEINPSKPATVEPEKIVQAIQQCSVSNSFGSPALWAKIGAHCAERGITLPTMKRILMAGAPVPPALMKRFQSILTKGQVHSPYGATEVLPVSSVSDEEILERAQAKTERGAGTCVGKLLPSVQARILPLSDEALAARDLENALPTGEIGEIVVTGPSVTKAYDRLPDATRLSKIVDESGRIWHRMGDLGYLDTDGYLWFCGRKVERVVTGDRVYYTDRCEGVINPHPKVLRSALIALSSGEGVQPALVVEPVGGAYPKNDTEEAALLAEVRSLANGCEETAGIERFFVHRSFPVDVRHNAKIHRLTLAKEFSSRG from the coding sequence ATGGTAAACGTATCGCGGTTTCTCGACGAAAAGGCTCGCAGCCAGCCTGAAGTCGCTTCGCTCCTGGTACCCCGCGGTCGAGCGGGCGACGGCAGCATCGACTACCTGGAGCTCAGTTTCCGCGAGCTGGCGGCGGAGCAAAACGAATGGGCCTGCCGTTTCCGCGGCCGAGGGATTGGCAAAGGCTCGCGGGTGCTGCTCATGGTGAAGCCCGGCCTTCCGCTCATCGCGATCTGTTTCGCGCTGTTCAAGATCGGAGCGGTGCCCATCGTGATCGATCCGGGCATGGGACTGAAGAGCTTCTTGGCCTGCGTGCGTCGCTCGCAACCCGAGTTTCTGGTCGGCATCTCCTTGGCAATTTGGGCGTCGCGTCTCTTCCGTCCCTCCTTTCGCAGCGTGCGCGGCAGGGTCAAGGTGGGAGGTCCGCTCGATCGAGTGGCGAGCGCGTTTTCCGAGGAAGTCCCGCAGCCGACGCAGGCGGACGACCTGGCGGCGGTGCTGTTCACTTCCGGCTCCACCGGAGCTCCGAAAGGCGTCTGCTACGAGCATGGCATGTTCGAGGCTCAGGTCGCTGCCATCCGAAGCCAGTACGGCATCGAGCCGGGAGAGGTGGATCTGCCCATGCTGCCGATCTTCGCCCTGTTCAATCCCGCCCTCGGCATGACCACGGTGGTGCCGGAGATCAATCCGAGCAAGCCCGCCACGGTGGAGCCGGAAAAGATCGTGCAGGCGATTCAGCAGTGTTCGGTGAGCAACTCCTTCGGGTCGCCCGCCCTCTGGGCGAAAATCGGCGCCCATTGCGCGGAACGCGGTATCACTCTGCCGACCATGAAGCGAATCCTTATGGCGGGAGCTCCGGTGCCGCCGGCCTTGATGAAACGCTTTCAGTCCATCCTCACCAAAGGTCAGGTGCATTCTCCCTACGGAGCGACGGAGGTGCTGCCTGTGTCTTCTGTATCCGATGAGGAAATACTGGAGCGCGCTCAAGCGAAGACCGAGCGCGGAGCCGGGACCTGCGTTGGCAAGCTGCTGCCAAGCGTGCAAGCGAGGATCTTGCCTCTGAGCGATGAGGCCCTCGCGGCTCGAGATTTGGAGAACGCTCTTCCCACGGGCGAAATTGGCGAAATCGTGGTGACCGGTCCTAGCGTGACCAAGGCATACGACCGCTTGCCGGATGCCACACGGCTTTCCAAGATCGTGGATGAAAGCGGTCGGATATGGCACCGCATGGGCGATCTCGGGTATTTGGATACGGATGGCTATCTATGGTTCTGCGGGCGCAAGGTGGAGCGCGTGGTGACAGGGGATCGGGTCTACTACACCGATCGATGCGAGGGGGTGATCAATCCGCATCCAAAGGTCTTGCGCTCGGCCTTGATCGCTTTGAGTTCCGGGGAAGGCGTGCAGCCTGCTTTGGTGGTGGAGCCGGTAGGCGGTGCGTATCCAAAGAATGATACGGAAGAGGCGGCTTTGCTTGCTGAAGTGCGTTCTCTGGCGAATGGGTGCGAAGAGACTGCGGGGATCGAGCGCTTCTTCGTGCATCGGTCTTTTCCGGTCGACGTGCGTCACAACGCGAAGATCCATCGCTTGACGCTGGCGAAGGAGTTTTCGAGTCGGGGCTAG
- a CDS encoding GAF domain-containing sensor histidine kinase, with translation MNHPPNPEDERQRLEALERYQILDTEAEALFDSIAKLAATICDVPIALISLVDAERQWFKARIGLDAQQTHRDHAFCSYAVLDPDQVMIVPDALLDDRFRDNPLVNGEPEIRFYAGAPIVTVDKQALGTLCVIDKKPRQLEPSQIEALRHLSRQVCANLDLRIRNKRLEELNKANNKLFSVLAHDIRSPLLSILSAGDLLRDEEDPLSPAEQKELLENVNTSANSALQIAENLLQKKEFELGHFSFKPSETSISETLETALLSLTGTFKRKALRFEANVPSDASVWCDRAMLHSILLNLLSNAAKFTPRGGTITLSLRQTDAATEIAIADTGAGIKPEVLQSLFKPGAHHTSYGTDGEKGSGLGLALCRDFAAKNKGNLVLKSEYGNGTTAILTIPSRKPA, from the coding sequence ATGAATCATCCTCCCAATCCCGAAGACGAGCGCCAACGCCTCGAAGCGCTGGAGCGCTACCAGATTCTCGACACCGAAGCGGAAGCCCTTTTCGACAGCATCGCCAAGCTGGCCGCGACCATCTGCGACGTCCCGATCGCCTTGATCAGCCTAGTCGACGCCGAGCGGCAATGGTTCAAGGCTCGAATCGGGCTGGACGCTCAGCAAACCCACCGCGACCACGCTTTCTGCAGCTACGCCGTACTGGATCCGGATCAGGTCATGATCGTGCCCGACGCCCTGCTCGACGATCGATTTCGCGACAACCCGCTCGTCAACGGGGAACCGGAAATCCGTTTCTACGCTGGAGCGCCCATCGTCACCGTGGACAAGCAAGCCCTAGGCACCTTGTGCGTGATCGACAAAAAGCCCCGCCAGCTCGAGCCCTCGCAAATCGAAGCCCTACGGCACCTCTCCCGCCAAGTCTGCGCCAACCTCGATCTGCGCATCCGCAACAAGCGGTTGGAGGAGCTCAACAAAGCGAACAACAAGCTCTTTTCGGTCCTCGCTCACGACATCCGCTCCCCCCTGCTCTCCATCCTCTCGGCAGGCGATCTTCTGCGAGACGAGGAGGATCCTCTCAGCCCGGCCGAACAAAAGGAACTCCTCGAAAACGTGAACACCAGCGCCAACTCGGCTCTGCAGATCGCGGAGAACCTGCTGCAAAAGAAGGAGTTCGAGCTGGGGCATTTCTCCTTCAAACCAAGCGAAACCTCGATTTCCGAAACGCTGGAGACCGCGCTGCTCAGCCTCACCGGAACCTTCAAGCGCAAAGCGCTGCGCTTCGAAGCCAATGTCCCGAGCGACGCCTCCGTCTGGTGCGACCGAGCCATGCTCCATTCCATCCTGCTAAACCTCCTCTCCAACGCCGCCAAGTTCACCCCACGAGGCGGGACCATCACCCTCTCGCTCCGCCAGACGGACGCAGCCACCGAAATCGCGATCGCCGACACGGGGGCAGGGATCAAGCCGGAGGTCCTGCAATCGCTTTTCAAACCCGGAGCTCACCACACCTCCTACGGCACCGATGGCGAAAAAGGCTCCGGACTTGGGCTTGCCCTCTGCCGCGACTTCGCCGCAAAGAACAAGGGAAATCTTGTATTGAAATCCGAATACGGAAACGGCACCACCGCTATCCTCACGATACCGAGCAGGAAGCCGGCATGA
- the vsr gene encoding DNA mismatch endonuclease Vsr → MPDKISKLHRSWIMSRVAGRNTKPERLVRSLLHRIGYRFTVNGPKNKKLPGRPDIVLPARKTVIFVHGCFWHRHAGCKHATTPKSNTAYWQAKFRRNVERDRETMQALQRLGWRCMVIWECELKDIEAMTARLVSELPRADGLELPDTLDDQQLVAETQALYGKR, encoded by the coding sequence ATGCCGGACAAGATCTCGAAGCTGCATCGCTCATGGATCATGTCCCGCGTCGCCGGGCGAAACACCAAGCCCGAGCGACTGGTCCGCAGCCTGCTGCACCGCATTGGCTATCGCTTCACCGTCAATGGTCCCAAGAACAAAAAACTGCCCGGGCGTCCCGACATCGTTCTCCCCGCTCGCAAGACGGTCATCTTCGTGCACGGCTGCTTCTGGCACCGCCATGCCGGCTGCAAGCACGCCACCACGCCCAAGTCGAACACCGCCTACTGGCAGGCCAAATTTCGGCGAAACGTCGAGCGGGATCGCGAAACCATGCAGGCCCTGCAACGGCTCGGCTGGCGCTGCATGGTCATCTGGGAATGCGAGCTCAAGGACATCGAAGCCATGACAGCCCGGCTGGTGAGCGAACTGCCGCGAGCGGACGGACTCGAGCTGCCCGACACGCTCGACGACCAGCAACTGGTCGCCGAAACCCAAGCTCTCTATGGAAAACGCTAA
- a CDS encoding HDOD domain-containing protein has product MITHPINEDDILSDLDEMSVAPQILPRLQAMVSDCNTNPDDIRDMIRMDPALSSMILKTANSAFFNPGYHIDSIDDAIMQLGFSDVYQIVTMLAFSDVMAKPLETYALSAGQFWRRSVACALAMERLARKYGEDPGVAYTIGLLHGIGMVFIERELMQREKRVVFQNALPEDVAIASEEMEIFGLNHAKAGASVMRQWGFSDEIVVPVYCQFEPSEAGNYERMACLISFAKRMIGTIINDEAGAVAQPGPDPLLIALLHLSKEEYQKVVLALRDSFTKAQGLVGDVSPGKVVTKKAMESKLGYGQRRIRL; this is encoded by the coding sequence ATGATCACTCACCCGATAAACGAAGACGACATCCTGAGCGACCTCGACGAGATGTCTGTGGCCCCGCAAATTTTACCCCGCCTGCAGGCGATGGTATCGGACTGCAACACCAACCCGGACGACATTCGCGACATGATTCGCATGGATCCGGCTCTCAGTTCGATGATCCTGAAGACCGCCAACAGCGCCTTCTTCAATCCGGGCTACCACATCGACTCCATCGATGACGCCATCATGCAGCTCGGATTCAGCGACGTTTATCAAATCGTGACCATGTTGGCCTTCTCCGATGTGATGGCCAAGCCGCTGGAGACCTACGCCCTGAGCGCGGGACAGTTCTGGCGTCGCTCCGTGGCGTGCGCCTTGGCCATGGAGCGACTCGCTCGCAAGTACGGCGAGGATCCCGGCGTAGCCTATACCATCGGACTGCTGCACGGGATCGGCATGGTGTTCATCGAGCGCGAGCTGATGCAGCGCGAAAAGCGAGTGGTCTTTCAGAACGCTCTGCCCGAGGACGTGGCCATCGCCTCCGAGGAGATGGAGATTTTCGGCCTCAACCACGCCAAGGCGGGGGCATCCGTCATGCGCCAGTGGGGCTTCTCGGACGAGATCGTGGTGCCTGTCTACTGCCAATTCGAGCCGTCCGAGGCCGGAAACTACGAGCGCATGGCCTGTTTGATCTCCTTCGCCAAGCGCATGATTGGCACGATCATCAACGACGAGGCAGGAGCGGTGGCTCAGCCCGGTCCGGATCCCTTGCTGATCGCCTTGCTGCACCTCAGCAAGGAGGAGTACCAGAAGGTGGTGCTCGCCCTGCGCGACAGCTTTACCAAGGCCCAAGGCCTGGTGGGCGACGTGAGCCCCGGAAAGGTCGTCACCAAGAAAGCCATGGAGTCCAAGCTCGGCTACGGCCAGCGTCGGATTCGTTTGTAG
- a CDS encoding Hpt domain-containing protein, whose product MSDSELIDWEQLSMIFGEDDEEFDEDMAELFQEFIEDGNARFDAIKDASFPEQKEFIAKESHKLKGSASNFGFTQVANLLAHIEDDIGTIASDDVSESLEKAMAYFKQSIDAVVSKYPPLASISR is encoded by the coding sequence ATGAGCGATTCAGAACTAATCGATTGGGAACAGCTTTCGATGATCTTTGGCGAAGACGATGAGGAGTTCGACGAAGATATGGCGGAACTATTCCAGGAATTCATCGAAGACGGCAACGCCCGTTTCGATGCCATCAAGGATGCGAGCTTCCCTGAACAAAAGGAGTTCATCGCGAAGGAGTCTCACAAGCTGAAAGGCTCGGCGAGCAACTTCGGATTTACCCAGGTTGCGAACCTGCTGGCTCACATCGAGGACGACATCGGCACCATTGCCTCGGACGATGTGAGCGAAAGCCTGGAAAAGGCCATGGCCTACTTCAAGCAGAGCATCGACGCGGTGGTCAGCAAGTATCCCCCGCTGGCTTCGATAAGCCGTTAG
- a CDS encoding rhodanese-like domain-containing protein: protein MKAFAQAGIILALSAVLAAASYLARPEVLPWDRGELEVELEEALGWEQAIWLDARVEEDFRRGSYQGALPMNEENWESGLAPFLDQWTPERPVVVFCSSQSCLRSDSVARRLRSELGVENVYSLAGGWEAMVDAGLIDR from the coding sequence ATGAAGGCGTTCGCCCAGGCAGGTATCATCTTGGCTCTTTCAGCCGTTCTCGCGGCTGCCAGCTACCTCGCCCGGCCAGAGGTCCTGCCGTGGGATCGGGGAGAGCTGGAGGTCGAGCTGGAGGAGGCCTTGGGATGGGAGCAGGCCATATGGCTGGACGCCCGAGTGGAGGAGGACTTCCGGCGAGGCAGCTATCAAGGGGCTTTGCCTATGAACGAGGAAAACTGGGAGAGCGGCTTGGCGCCTTTCCTCGATCAGTGGACGCCGGAGCGACCGGTGGTGGTTTTTTGTTCGAGCCAATCCTGCCTGCGATCCGACAGCGTCGCCCGGCGCCTGCGCTCTGAACTGGGAGTGGAAAACGTGTACAGCCTCGCTGGCGGCTGGGAAGCCATGGTGGACGCGGGGCTAATCGATCGATGA
- a CDS encoding MauE/DoxX family redox-associated membrane protein, which yields MKRTVSQLLYLVVGALFGYAAVAKILDPEAFLSSLLTYELFPYALAVGLAWFAPMLELVVAVCLASGFLRRGASWLTGLMLILFIILVAQGRLRGLALDCGCFGANRLESAFDYAWKIAQNLLMLFALWAAVLLEDSARQRSRSSES from the coding sequence ATGAAGCGAACCGTCAGTCAGCTGCTCTATCTCGTAGTGGGGGCTCTCTTCGGCTACGCCGCGGTGGCGAAGATCCTGGATCCGGAAGCCTTCCTGTCTTCGCTGCTCACCTACGAGCTTTTCCCCTACGCTCTGGCCGTGGGGCTCGCCTGGTTCGCTCCCATGCTGGAGCTGGTCGTGGCGGTCTGCCTGGCGAGCGGCTTCCTGAGGCGCGGCGCCAGTTGGTTGACCGGATTGATGCTGATCCTCTTCATCATCCTTGTGGCGCAGGGCCGGCTGCGCGGCCTGGCTCTGGATTGCGGCTGCTTTGGCGCGAACCGTCTGGAGAGCGCCTTCGATTACGCCTGGAAGATCGCTCAGAATCTCCTGATGCTGTTCGCCCTGTGGGCGGCCGTTCTGTTGGAGGACTCGGCTCGACAACGCTCCCGCTCCTCCGAAAGCTAG
- a CDS encoding redoxin domain-containing protein produces the protein MVSIGDQLELNFTVKSAHGDETRTGSFRELVTRPTIVSVYMRNNTSSCDRQIQQMKEIAPQLDAMGVALIGVSKDTVGSHSKYACKLELEFPLVSDPDHRFAKATDSLVEKKMYGKTFWGPVRAAYLIDPSGAVLGLIEKVDSAAHADQLLALAKKAG, from the coding sequence ATGGTATCAATTGGCGATCAGCTCGAACTCAATTTCACCGTCAAGTCGGCCCATGGCGACGAGACCCGCACCGGATCCTTTCGCGAACTGGTGACGCGCCCCACCATCGTCTCGGTCTACATGCGCAACAATACCAGCAGCTGCGACCGCCAGATCCAGCAGATGAAGGAGATCGCGCCACAGCTGGACGCCATGGGAGTGGCCCTGATCGGCGTGAGCAAGGATACCGTAGGCTCACACAGCAAATACGCCTGCAAGCTGGAGCTTGAGTTCCCCTTGGTCTCCGATCCGGATCATCGCTTCGCCAAGGCGACCGATTCGTTGGTGGAGAAAAAGATGTACGGAAAGACGTTCTGGGGGCCGGTGCGGGCCGCCTACCTGATCGATCCCTCCGGCGCGGTTTTAGGACTGATCGAAAAAGTCGATTCCGCCGCCCACGCGGATCAATTGCTCGCGCTGGCGAAAAAAGCCGGATGA
- a CDS encoding TonB-dependent receptor — translation MKTFTASKSTALAAVSTVAGLAGAGMAFAGNGVPPTVELPELYVTSSHTAIVEPASTYGAPVSRLELNPQFDLQVRNLAEAQGDVSIRGGIFENTGFRVGAATLIDPQTGHYFSEIPIAPEMLEGPGLLVAADNAFGGFNSTVGTVDYAWTEIRDGGSAAVGFGDNSLNYQRLHQGRTFAAHGEDSWAAEMEISRSESAGTIENGDHNFVRYSGRLQRKSDAGQTDFFAGYQSKYLAWPELYAAPYGSNESDSVRTTLLMVNHAQAYGDDDRWEATAYFRRHHDHYLFNRFSDSLAFLHQTEVAGAAVTGAHRLSGRFAINYTAQLTADEIESSTLENNFTSRSYTKVAVLPEFLLYESGEESLTLRAGGSYDDTNRDPSKLSPIADLTYARGDDRYYLSMAQSTQVAGYTAIGGSTGGLFASNPDLDREVSRNLELGAVLSRGEWSLKAAAFAREDADLVDWTFSYDRTSARSARNVDIDTYGLELVASRRIGQWELLGSATLLDKDEDYGDASVDASFYALNFAETRLTGAVVWSPLERLQVRMDNEYRKQRENVLREGDDSAVFTHLGVYYSFPELQGLELNASVENLWQDDFQEIPGTPGRGRQTSVGARWSW, via the coding sequence ATGAAGACTTTCACTGCTTCGAAATCGACCGCATTGGCCGCCGTCTCGACGGTAGCAGGGCTTGCAGGCGCTGGAATGGCGTTCGCGGGAAACGGCGTGCCGCCGACCGTGGAACTGCCTGAGCTTTACGTGACCAGTTCGCACACCGCTATCGTGGAGCCGGCCTCGACCTACGGGGCGCCGGTCTCGCGATTGGAGCTCAATCCCCAGTTCGATCTGCAGGTGCGCAACCTCGCTGAGGCGCAGGGCGACGTGAGCATTCGCGGCGGCATTTTCGAAAACACCGGTTTTCGGGTGGGAGCCGCGACTTTGATCGACCCGCAGACGGGGCATTATTTTTCGGAGATCCCTATCGCTCCGGAGATGCTGGAGGGGCCTGGATTGCTGGTTGCGGCTGACAACGCGTTCGGTGGCTTCAACAGCACCGTAGGCACGGTCGACTACGCGTGGACGGAGATTCGCGACGGCGGCAGCGCTGCGGTGGGCTTCGGAGACAACAGCCTCAACTACCAGCGTCTGCACCAAGGGCGGACCTTCGCGGCGCATGGCGAGGACTCGTGGGCGGCGGAAATGGAGATCTCGCGCTCCGAAAGCGCTGGCACGATCGAAAACGGAGATCACAATTTCGTTCGCTACAGCGGGAGATTGCAGCGGAAGAGCGATGCGGGACAGACCGATTTCTTTGCAGGCTATCAATCGAAGTACCTCGCTTGGCCCGAGCTCTACGCTGCTCCCTACGGCTCCAACGAGTCGGACAGCGTTCGCACGACCTTGCTGATGGTCAACCATGCTCAGGCCTACGGCGACGACGATAGGTGGGAAGCCACCGCCTACTTCCGCCGGCACCATGACCACTATCTCTTCAACCGCTTTTCGGATAGCCTGGCGTTTCTGCACCAGACCGAGGTGGCGGGGGCCGCGGTCACTGGGGCGCACCGATTGAGCGGGCGATTCGCCATCAACTACACCGCGCAGCTCACCGCGGATGAAATCGAATCCTCCACGCTGGAGAACAACTTCACCAGCCGCAGCTATACCAAGGTGGCGGTGCTGCCGGAGTTTCTCTTGTATGAAAGCGGAGAGGAATCCCTCACCCTGCGCGCGGGCGGCAGCTACGATGATACGAACCGCGATCCTTCCAAGCTTTCCCCTATTGCGGATCTGACCTATGCTCGCGGCGACGATCGCTACTACCTTTCTATGGCCCAATCGACCCAGGTCGCGGGCTACACCGCCATCGGCGGATCCACCGGCGGCCTTTTCGCCAGCAACCCGGATCTCGATCGCGAGGTGAGCCGCAACCTCGAGCTCGGCGCGGTCCTGAGCAGGGGCGAGTGGAGCCTGAAAGCGGCGGCGTTCGCCCGCGAAGACGCCGACCTCGTCGACTGGACCTTCTCCTACGATCGCACCAGCGCGCGCTCGGCCCGCAATGTCGATATCGACACTTACGGACTGGAGCTCGTGGCCTCCCGTCGCATCGGACAGTGGGAGCTGCTGGGCAGCGCCACCTTGCTCGATAAGGACGAGGACTACGGCGACGCTTCGGTGGACGCCAGTTTCTACGCCCTCAATTTCGCCGAAACCCGCCTGACCGGGGCGGTGGTCTGGTCGCCGTTGGAGCGCCTGCAGGTCCGCATGGACAACGAGTACCGCAAGCAGCGGGAAAACGTTTTGCGCGAGGGCGACGACAGCGCCGTCTTCACCCACCTCGGCGTCTACTACTCCTTTCCGGAGCTGCAGGGTCTGGAGCTGAACGCTTCTGTGGAGAACCTTTGGCAGGACGACTTCCAGGAGATCCCGGGAACGCCCGGCCGCGGACGCCAGACCAGCGTGGGCGCCCGCTGGAGCTGGTAG
- a CDS encoding EamA family transporter yields MPFLIAVSFIWAFSFGIIGSRLSGLDSTFVATARLSIAWLCFAPFFRLAGLGRGDLIALVGIGSLQFGAMYVAYIRAFAFLPSHLVALFSVLTPLYIALAYDLMRRRWQWSLIACALLSVAGAAVIKFSQPSGDIWAGFALMQVANLSFGLGQLMYREWRLKRPGINDSQVMAALYAGGAAFAGFAFLIWGDWRTIAPSGEQALAILYLGAVASGLGFYLWNKGAARSSAGALAAANNAVVPLAMAASLFLFGESSAIAAASVSKLLAGAALIFGAMLWGQRIGRVTR; encoded by the coding sequence ATGCCGTTCCTCATCGCAGTCTCCTTCATCTGGGCCTTCTCCTTCGGGATCATCGGCTCGCGCCTATCCGGTCTCGACTCGACCTTCGTGGCGACGGCCCGCCTCTCGATCGCTTGGCTCTGTTTCGCCCCCTTCTTTCGGCTCGCCGGCCTGGGGAGAGGCGACCTGATCGCCTTGGTCGGCATCGGATCCCTACAGTTTGGAGCCATGTACGTGGCCTACATCCGAGCCTTCGCTTTCCTGCCCTCGCATCTGGTCGCCCTGTTTTCGGTGCTCACTCCGCTCTACATCGCCCTCGCCTACGACCTGATGCGGCGACGCTGGCAATGGAGCCTGATCGCCTGCGCCTTGCTCTCGGTGGCGGGCGCCGCGGTGATAAAGTTTAGCCAGCCCAGCGGCGACATCTGGGCCGGTTTCGCCCTCATGCAGGTCGCCAATCTCTCCTTCGGTCTAGGACAGCTGATGTATCGCGAGTGGCGACTCAAACGGCCCGGGATCAACGACTCGCAGGTGATGGCGGCGCTTTACGCCGGTGGAGCCGCCTTCGCAGGCTTCGCTTTTCTCATCTGGGGAGACTGGCGAACGATCGCCCCAAGCGGCGAACAGGCCCTGGCCATCCTCTACCTAGGAGCGGTGGCGTCGGGGCTTGGCTTTTACCTCTGGAACAAAGGAGCCGCCCGCAGCAGCGCCGGCGCCCTGGCCGCAGCCAACAACGCGGTGGTGCCGCTCGCCATGGCGGCGTCCCTCTTCCTCTTCGGCGAATCGAGCGCGATCGCCGCCGCTTCCGTAAGCAAACTGCTGGCAGGAGCGGCCCTCATCTTCGGAGCCATGCTTTGGGGCCAACGCATCGGTCGCGTCACGCGATAG
- the aat gene encoding leucyl/phenylalanyl-tRNA--protein transferase codes for MPIFRLPREIAFPDPELAEDEGIIAIGGDLSPQRLVAAYSCGIFPWYSEGDPILWFSPDPRMALHLENFKYRESLRRVVQSGKFELRIDTAFPEVIKSCAKAPRPGQSGTWITADMQNAYVELHRLGLAHSFETYLDGRLVGGLYGVSIGAAFFGESMFHHERDASKVAFHALVAFARKHRFHFIDAQQPTKHLASLGARELSRRDFLKQLADSQQQPTLQGKWTDLA; via the coding sequence GTGCCCATTTTCCGATTGCCGAGGGAAATCGCCTTTCCCGATCCGGAACTTGCCGAAGACGAAGGCATCATCGCCATCGGCGGCGACCTCAGTCCTCAACGCCTCGTAGCCGCCTACTCCTGCGGCATCTTCCCTTGGTACAGCGAAGGCGACCCCATTCTCTGGTTTTCCCCGGACCCGCGCATGGCCCTGCACCTGGAAAACTTCAAGTATCGCGAGTCGCTTCGACGCGTGGTGCAGTCGGGAAAATTCGAGCTGCGCATCGACACCGCCTTTCCCGAGGTCATCAAATCCTGCGCCAAGGCGCCGCGTCCCGGCCAGAGCGGGACCTGGATCACCGCGGACATGCAAAACGCCTACGTCGAGCTCCACCGCCTCGGACTGGCCCATTCCTTCGAGACCTACCTGGACGGCCGACTGGTAGGCGGCCTATACGGCGTTTCCATCGGAGCGGCCTTCTTCGGCGAGTCCATGTTTCACCACGAACGCGACGCCTCGAAGGTGGCCTTCCACGCCTTGGTCGCCTTCGCTCGCAAGCACCGATTCCATTTCATCGACGCCCAGCAGCCGACCAAGCACCTGGCGAGCCTCGGAGCCCGCGAACTTTCGCGCCGCGATTTCCTCAAACAGCTGGCCGACTCGCAGCAGCAGCCTACGCTGCAGGGCAAATGGACCGATCTCGCCTGA